A genomic stretch from Cellulomonas sp. KRMCY2 includes:
- a CDS encoding HAD family phosphatase: MTRAAAFFDLDKTIIATSSATAFSRPFFAGGLITRRDVLRTAYAQFLFLVGGADADQTERLRAHLSSLVAGWDVAQVSSIVSETLHLHIEPSVYAEAVALIDEHHAAGRDVVIVSASGAEVVEPIAALLGADHVIATRMEIVDGRYTGEIAFYAYGENKATAVRELAEQQGYDLAESYAYSDSGTDLPMLETVGHATVVNPDRALRRLAVEHGWDARRFVRPVALRPAFPPPQRTVPVLALVVVAAALVVILVRRRGRPRSS, translated from the coding sequence GTGACACGTGCTGCCGCCTTCTTCGACCTGGACAAGACGATCATCGCGACGTCGTCGGCCACCGCGTTCTCGCGGCCGTTCTTCGCCGGCGGACTGATCACCCGCCGGGACGTGCTCCGGACCGCCTACGCGCAGTTCCTCTTCCTGGTGGGCGGTGCGGACGCCGACCAGACCGAGCGTCTGCGCGCGCACCTGTCGTCGCTGGTCGCCGGCTGGGACGTCGCCCAGGTCTCCTCCATCGTCTCCGAGACGCTGCACCTGCACATCGAGCCCTCGGTCTATGCCGAGGCGGTGGCCCTGATCGACGAGCACCACGCAGCGGGGCGCGACGTCGTGATCGTCTCCGCCTCGGGTGCCGAGGTCGTCGAGCCGATCGCCGCACTGCTCGGCGCCGACCACGTGATCGCGACGAGGATGGAGATCGTGGACGGCCGCTACACCGGCGAGATCGCCTTCTACGCCTACGGCGAGAACAAGGCGACGGCTGTCCGCGAGCTCGCCGAGCAGCAGGGCTACGACCTGGCGGAGAGCTACGCGTACTCCGACTCCGGCACCGACCTGCCGATGCTCGAGACCGTCGGCCACGCCACCGTCGTCAACCCGGACCGTGCGCTGCGACGCCTGGCGGTGGAGCACGGGTGGGACGCCCGGAGGTTCGTGCGACCGGTGGCTCTGCGCCCCGCGTTCCCACCACCCCAGCGGACGGTGCCGGTGCTGGCGCTCGTCGTCGTCGCGGCAGCGCTCGTCGTCATCCTGGTCCGCCGGCGCGGACGGCCGCGCAGCAGCTGA
- a CDS encoding NADH:flavin oxidoreductase/NADH oxidase codes for MTPHLFEPLTLRGATFANRIWLAPMCQYSAVDGVPGDWHLVHLGGLASGGFGLMLAEATAVVPEGRITPQDVGLWDDVQVDAWRRITDFVHERGTPIGVQLAHAGRKAATYRPWSPTQGSVPVDDGGWVSVAPSAVAFPGLAAPTELTREQIARVPGDFAAAAARALRAGFDVVEIHAAHGYLLHQFLSPLSNLRTDGYGGPLENRARLLLEVVDAVRAVWPDDRPLLTRISATDWTDGGLTVAESTRVAADLAAHGVDLVDVSTGGNVPAPIAFGPGYQVPAARAVRTGARVPVSAVGLITSAEQAEQILAAGDADVVMMGRAALRDPRWPLRAAHDLGLPVATSGSAPWQPQYVRGAWH; via the coding sequence GTGACCCCACACCTCTTCGAACCCCTGACGCTGCGCGGGGCGACGTTCGCCAACCGGATCTGGCTCGCCCCGATGTGCCAGTACTCGGCCGTCGACGGTGTGCCGGGCGACTGGCACCTCGTGCACCTGGGCGGCCTGGCCTCCGGGGGGTTCGGCCTGATGCTCGCCGAGGCCACGGCCGTCGTCCCCGAGGGCAGGATCACCCCGCAGGACGTGGGGTTGTGGGACGACGTCCAGGTCGACGCCTGGCGACGGATCACCGACTTCGTGCACGAGCGGGGGACGCCGATCGGCGTCCAGCTCGCGCATGCGGGCCGGAAGGCCGCCACGTATCGACCGTGGTCGCCGACCCAGGGCAGCGTGCCGGTCGACGACGGCGGCTGGGTGAGCGTGGCGCCGTCGGCCGTTGCCTTCCCGGGTCTTGCGGCGCCCACCGAGCTCACCCGCGAGCAGATCGCCCGGGTCCCTGGCGACTTCGCCGCTGCCGCCGCCCGCGCCCTGCGGGCAGGGTTCGACGTCGTCGAGATCCACGCCGCCCACGGGTACCTGCTGCACCAGTTCCTCTCGCCGCTGTCCAACCTGCGTACCGACGGGTACGGGGGGCCGCTGGAGAACCGCGCACGGCTGCTCCTCGAGGTCGTCGACGCGGTGCGGGCCGTCTGGCCGGACGACCGTCCGCTGCTCACCAGGATCTCGGCGACGGACTGGACCGACGGCGGACTGACGGTGGCGGAGAGCACCCGGGTCGCCGCGGACCTCGCGGCGCACGGCGTCGACCTGGTCGACGTGTCCACCGGTGGGAACGTGCCGGCCCCGATCGCCTTCGGACCGGGCTACCAGGTGCCGGCCGCCAGGGCCGTGCGGACGGGAGCCCGGGTGCCGGTGTCGGCCGTCGGACTGATCACCTCGGCCGAGCAGGCCGAGCAGATCCTTGCCGCCGGCGACGCGGACGTCGTGATGATGGGTCGGGCCGCCCTGCGCGACCCGCGGTGGCCGCTGCGCGCGGCGCACGACCTGGGGCTGCCCGTCGCGACCAGCGGCAGCGCGCCGTGGCAGCCGCAGTACGTCCGCGGCGCCTGGCACTGA
- a CDS encoding NAD-dependent malic enzyme — protein MSSTPSVSSSITIRLEVQARPTAVSELTTAIEHAGGIVTALDVTTSGHERIGVDVTCATRGEEHAAEIVEGLRLLTGVTVGRVSDRTFLMHLGGKLSIESKVPIRNRDDLSMIYTPGVARICEAIAARPADARNLTIKRNTIAVVTDGTAVLGLGDIGPLAALPVMEGKAALFKRFADIDAFPIALDTTDVDRIVDTVCAIAPVFAGINLEDISAPRCFEIERRLRERLDIPVFHDDQHGTAIVVLAALTNALKVVGKDLGTVRIVLSGAGAAGTAVLKLLLAAGAKDVVVTDIAGVVHLARPGLHESLRWTAEHTNPRGATGTLPEALAGADVFIGVSAPDILTGDDIATMAPDSIVFAMANPRPEVDADDAAQHAAIVGTGRSDFANQINNVLAFPGVFRGLLNAQSHRVTTDLLLAAARALASVVSDDELNPTYIVPSVFNPEVTPRVAAAVEKAARAAAGPPPAEPVAPAV, from the coding sequence ATGAGCTCAACGCCGAGTGTCTCGTCGTCCATCACCATCCGCCTCGAGGTCCAGGCCCGGCCGACGGCGGTCAGCGAGCTCACCACCGCGATCGAGCATGCCGGCGGGATCGTCACGGCGCTGGACGTCACGACGTCGGGACACGAGCGCATCGGCGTCGACGTGACCTGCGCGACCCGCGGCGAGGAGCACGCGGCGGAGATCGTCGAAGGGCTGCGCCTCCTGACCGGGGTCACCGTCGGCCGGGTCAGCGACCGGACGTTCCTGATGCACCTGGGCGGCAAGCTCTCGATCGAGTCGAAGGTGCCGATCCGCAACCGGGACGACCTGTCGATGATCTACACGCCCGGCGTCGCGCGGATCTGCGAAGCCATCGCGGCGCGGCCCGCCGACGCGCGCAACCTGACGATCAAGCGCAACACGATCGCAGTGGTCACCGACGGCACAGCGGTCCTGGGGCTCGGCGACATCGGGCCGCTGGCGGCGCTCCCGGTGATGGAGGGCAAGGCGGCCCTCTTCAAGCGCTTCGCGGACATCGACGCGTTCCCGATCGCGCTGGACACCACCGACGTCGACCGGATCGTCGACACGGTGTGCGCGATCGCGCCGGTCTTCGCCGGGATCAACCTCGAGGACATCTCCGCGCCCCGCTGCTTCGAGATCGAGCGACGGCTGCGCGAGCGCCTCGACATCCCGGTCTTCCACGACGATCAGCACGGCACGGCGATCGTCGTGCTCGCCGCCCTGACGAACGCGCTCAAGGTCGTCGGCAAGGATCTGGGGACGGTGCGCATCGTGCTCTCCGGTGCGGGGGCAGCCGGCACCGCCGTCCTGAAGCTGCTGCTGGCCGCCGGGGCGAAGGACGTCGTGGTCACCGACATCGCCGGGGTCGTGCACCTGGCGCGCCCGGGTCTGCACGAGTCGCTGCGGTGGACCGCCGAGCACACCAACCCGCGCGGTGCGACGGGCACCCTGCCCGAGGCGCTCGCCGGGGCCGACGTGTTCATCGGCGTGTCCGCGCCGGACATCCTGACCGGGGACGACATCGCGACCATGGCGCCGGACTCGATCGTCTTCGCGATGGCCAACCCGCGCCCGGAGGTGGACGCGGACGACGCCGCGCAGCACGCTGCGATCGTCGGCACCGGCCGGTCGGACTTCGCCAACCAGATCAACAACGTGCTCGCGTTCCCCGGGGTGTTCCGCGGGCTGCTCAACGCGCAGTCCCACCGCGTGACGACGGACCTGCTGCTGGCCGCCGCCAGGGCACTGGCCTCGGTGGTCAGCGACGACGAGCTCAACCCGACCTACATCGTGCCGAGCGTCTTCAACCCGGAGGTGACCCCGAGGGTCGCTGCGGCCGTCGAGAAGGCGGCCAGGGCAGCCGCCGGCCCGCCACCTGCCGAGCCCGTGGCACCGGCGGTCTGA
- a CDS encoding OFA family MFS transporter, with the protein MNLLDRSRTIAPPGFNRWLVPPAALAVHLSIGQVYSFSVLKDPLIQKFFPETGVGTPIAVIFSIAIVMLGLSAAFGGVWMERNGPRKAMVLSAFFWVTGFLVAALGVHLGQLWLVYLGYGVIGGMGLGIGYISPVSTLIKWFPDRPGLATGLAIMGFGGGALVAAPLTQKLLDSYGADPVDALVPTLLTLAAIYGVLMAAGATVIRLPAPGWAPAGWVPSIKKGSMQTHADVRVRNAVRTPQFYLLWIVLFVNVTAGIGILEDAKPMIQDFFPNTVTEATATGFVGLLSLANMGGRFGWSTLSDRIGRKQAYAMYLGVGAMLYTLLAVAGDTATALFVTVTFFIVSFYGGGFATIPAYLKDLFGKLEVGAIHGRLLTAWSAAGVAGPLIVNTMVDGRREAGLDGSALYIPSMVVMACLLLVGFVANMLVKPVHEDHHEPDAGATIATPAEALVLVGTATKES; encoded by the coding sequence ATGAACTTGCTGGATCGAAGCCGCACGATTGCCCCGCCCGGCTTCAACCGCTGGCTCGTCCCGCCGGCAGCGTTGGCCGTCCACCTGTCGATCGGACAGGTCTACTCCTTCTCGGTCCTCAAGGACCCACTGATCCAGAAGTTCTTCCCGGAGACCGGGGTCGGCACGCCGATCGCCGTCATCTTCTCGATCGCGATCGTCATGCTCGGCCTCTCGGCTGCCTTCGGCGGCGTGTGGATGGAGCGCAACGGTCCGCGCAAGGCGATGGTCCTGTCGGCGTTCTTCTGGGTCACGGGCTTCCTGGTCGCCGCGCTCGGCGTCCACCTGGGCCAGCTCTGGCTCGTCTACCTGGGCTACGGCGTGATCGGCGGCATGGGTCTTGGCATCGGGTACATCTCCCCGGTCTCGACCCTCATCAAGTGGTTCCCCGACCGCCCGGGTCTCGCGACCGGCCTGGCGATCATGGGCTTCGGCGGTGGCGCGCTCGTCGCAGCCCCGCTGACCCAGAAGCTCCTCGACAGCTACGGCGCCGACCCGGTCGACGCCCTCGTGCCGACCCTGCTGACCCTCGCCGCCATCTACGGCGTGCTGATGGCGGCCGGCGCCACGGTGATCCGGCTGCCCGCCCCGGGCTGGGCGCCGGCGGGCTGGGTACCGTCGATCAAGAAGGGGTCGATGCAGACTCACGCCGACGTGCGGGTCCGCAACGCCGTCCGGACGCCCCAGTTCTACCTGCTGTGGATCGTGCTGTTCGTCAACGTGACAGCCGGCATCGGCATCCTCGAGGACGCCAAGCCGATGATCCAGGACTTCTTCCCGAACACCGTGACCGAGGCGACCGCGACCGGCTTCGTCGGCCTGCTCTCGCTGGCGAACATGGGTGGGCGGTTCGGCTGGTCCACCCTGTCCGACCGGATCGGCCGCAAGCAGGCGTACGCCATGTACCTGGGTGTCGGCGCGATGCTCTACACGCTGCTCGCGGTAGCCGGTGACACCGCCACTGCCCTGTTCGTCACGGTGACCTTCTTCATCGTCTCCTTCTACGGCGGTGGGTTCGCGACGATCCCCGCCTACCTCAAGGACCTGTTCGGCAAGCTCGAGGTCGGCGCCATCCACGGCCGGCTGCTGACGGCCTGGTCGGCAGCAGGTGTCGCAGGACCGCTGATCGTCAACACGATGGTCGACGGCCGCCGTGAGGCGGGGCTCGACGGCTCGGCGCTCTACATCCCGTCCATGGTCGTCATGGCCTGCCTCCTGCTCGTCGGCTTCGTCGCCAACATGCTGGTCAAGCCGGTCCACGAGGATCACCACGAGCCCGATGCGGGCGCCACCATCGCCACGCCGGCCGAGGCGCTCGTTCTCGTCGGCACCGCTACGAAGGAGTCCTGA